The Zalophus californianus isolate mZalCal1 chromosome 7, mZalCal1.pri.v2, whole genome shotgun sequence genome includes a region encoding these proteins:
- the GTF2H5 gene encoding general transcription factor IIH subunit 5, with protein sequence MVNVLKGVLIECDPAMKQFLLYLDESNALGKKFIIQDIDDTHVFVIAELVNVLQERVGELMDQNAFSLTQK encoded by the exons ATGGTCAACGTCTTGAAAGGAGTGCTAATAGAATG TGACCCTGCCATGAAGCAGTTCCTGCTGTACTTGGATGAATCAAATGCCTTAGGGAAGAAGTTCATCATTCAAGACATTGATGACACTCATGTGTTCGTTATTGCAGAGTTGGTTAACGTCCTCCAGGAGCGAGTAGGTGAATTAATGGAccaaaatgctttttctcttacTCAGAAGTGA